The proteins below come from a single Panicum hallii strain FIL2 chromosome 7, PHallii_v3.1, whole genome shotgun sequence genomic window:
- the LOC112900958 gene encoding uncharacterized protein LOC112900958, with the protein MAMAEQHGHVMSGAYQEAYSSAALNSWHPDPNALSKLTMSLLQMELVESLWNGHALSNSEVGQLRMALSALFEVQVSRLDQAEILSVNQKRFITDIRKKFQVDQEFFASKANAALNNYSKKTGGDFEIHVICGVNPYVSKGARSRINFWATPKRSNIF; encoded by the exons ATGGCAATGGCAGAACAGCATGGTCATGTTATGTCTGGTGCCTACCAAGAAGCCTATAGCAGTGCGGCGCTGAACTCATGGCACCCTGATCCTAACGCATTGTCAAAGCTAACCATGTCACTCCTGCAAATGGAATTGGTTGAGTCTTTGTGGAATGGCCATGCACTCTCAAATAGTGAAGTTGGGCAGCTCCGCATGGCTCTGTCGGCATTGTTTGAGGTGCAGGTCTCACGGCTGGACCAGGCAGAAATCCTATCTGTGAACCAGAAAAGATTCATAACAGACATCAGAAAGAAGTTTCAGGTTGACCAAGAGTTCTTTGCCAGCAAGGCCAATGCTGCATTGAACAACTATTCCAAGAAAACCGGG GGGGACTTCGAAATTCATGTTATTTGTGGTGTGAATCCTTATGTAAGCAAAGGCGCAAGGTCACGTATCAACTTTTGGGCAACACCCAAGCGATCAAATATTTTTTAG
- the LOC112900560 gene encoding uncharacterized protein LOC112900560, with the protein MSHRKHLRRIGDGAATVPVTRETLKEDIRVLLDQIYDFYKAALDQMPTEEIPSLALRLLSAGVCFGVLDPVSNIIANAISYSPSSPTSINPGDEDDGKAAQLHTRESVLSRIVSDSDDFLHLRLSAKMAERMTVARRSLEGLVSFLIFYFRYLAETEALRYLRLAGADLLAAVRLILLDRNSSVDPQNGKPGSCVISLSTKVALGCAAVSAKHPEPTTFLRASQLLAARLNDASMILPVQCKGRHVSSANLKRLGKLLKVKEEEVKELPSSASSEYTERGSRKRRAKEVPSGASAEYTESRKEVTATFRYMQTLKLLLLDKIHAHYLEALARLSGDVLRECHHSSILRAGYCYGPMDPGSNIILNTIWYATTCMPHSE; encoded by the exons ATGTCCCATCGCAAGCATCTCCGCCGAATCGGCGATGGCGCTGCCACCGTGCCAGTGACTCGGGAGACCCTGAAGGAGGACATACGCGTGCTGCTCGACCAGATCTACGACTTCTACAAGGCGGCGCTCGACCAGATGCCGACGGAGGAGATTCCCTCGCTGGCCCTGCGCCTCCTCAGCGCCGGCGTGTGCTTCGGCGTGCTGGACCCGGTCTCCAACATCATCGCCAACGCCATCTCATACTCCCCCTCTTCGCCAACGTCCATCAATCCCGGTGATGAAGATGACGGGAAGGCGGCCCAGCTGCACACAAGGGAGTCAGTCTTGTCCAGGATCGTCAGCGATAGCGATGACTTCCTCCACCTCCGGCTGTCCGCGAAGATGGCCGAACGCATGACCGTCGCCCGGCGGTCGCTCGAAGGCCTTGTAAGCTTCCTCATATTCTACTTCCGCTACCTCGCGGAGACTGAGGCGCTACGCTACCTGCGCCTGGCCGGTGCTGACCTCCTTGCCGCCGTGCGGCTCATCTTGCTGGACCGTAACAGCAGCGTCGACCCACAGAACGGCAAACCCGGATCCTGTGTCATCTCCCTTAGCACCAAGGTAGCCCTGGGCTGTGCCGCTGTCTCTGCAAAGCACCCCGAACCAACCACCTTTCTGAGAGCGTCGCAGTTGCTGGCAGCTCGGCTGAACGATGCCTCCATGATTCTGCCCGTGCAGTGCAAGGGCCGCCACGTCTCCTCTGCAAACTTGAAGCGCCTCGGCAAGCTGCTAAA ggtgaaggaggaggaggtgaaggAGCTTCCATCTAGTGCCTCTTCTGAATACACAGAGAGGGGAAGTAGGAAGAGAAGGGCGAAGGAGGTGCCATCTGGGGCCTCTGCTGAATATACTGAGAGTAGGAAGGAGGTGACTGCAACATTCCGCTACATGCAAACATTGAAACTCTTGCTCCTTGACAAAATTCATGCACATTACCTGGAAGCACTTGCCCGTCTGTCGGGAGATGTCTTGCGCGAGTGTCACCACAGCAGCATCCTCAGGGCTGGTTATTGTTATGGCCCAATGGATCCTGGCTCCAACATCATTCTGAACACAATTTGGTATGCCACTACATGCATGCCCCACTCAGAGTGA
- the LOC112900262 gene encoding protein OSCA1-like gives MHTFTLFQIINVYNQEYESAAAVWPSVHGRIITALIISQLLLGLLSTKGAGQSTPVLLLLPVVTFYFHKYCKNRYEPTFVKCPLQEAMKKDTLERAREPGFDLKGYLMNAYIHPAFKGDDDDEKFSIADEPEAEQVLVATKRQSRRNTPVPSKYNGSDSPSLPEIVNDQRL, from the exons ATGCACACGTTTACACTGTTTCAGATAATAAATGTGTACAATCAAGAATATGAGAGTGCAGCAGCAGTTTGGCCAAGTGTTCATGGACGTATAATCACAGCATTGATCATATCACAGCTCCTCCTTGGATTGCTTAGCACAAAAGGCGCTGGCCAGTCAACTCCGGTGCTCCTTCTTCTTCCAGTTGTAACCTTTTATTTCCACAAGTATTGCAAGAATCGCTATGAACCTACTTTTGTGAAATGCCCGTTACAG GAGGCAATGAAGAAGGATACCCTAGAACGTGCAAGAGAGCCAGGATTTGATCTCAAAGGATATCTGATGAATGCCTACATCCACCCAGCTTTTAAAGGTGACGACGACGATGAGAAGTTCTCAATTGCCGATGAACCAGAGGCAGAGCAAGTCCTGGTGGCAACCAAGCGGCAATCTAGGAGGAACACCCCTGTCCCTAGTAAATACAATGGCTCGGATTCACCTTCTCTGCCTGAAATTGTAAATGATCAGCGGCTGTAG
- the LOC112899577 gene encoding uncharacterized protein LOC112899577 isoform X2 produces MGREATKLDAEQQQLLLRRCRRLFTAEERSFRMDRRSQSAFALRAAVADVLPRFLGSYTDETLAEYIVILICNGKHQYQARDDLEAFLGDDSAKFVAWLWSYLSKQAVTSADNCNFEHGMDNEIENLNDKRNLFVAKAHHGHAHDVNSKISVPETYHGLHKLDSTTGRNVPPRCISSTVLISPEKSGCDQCIWENQHHKNGQNAASSRSFSERTTQILMQEELHGEHLGRNASTRWLPEAVGIDDGRAPVSLKRRRNVWDRLGKPVVEDCGLVRQTHDISVQNGAHKMPKLMVAEHEQRYHVISNAQNEAGSRKFTTGYTDVNTVQGHQHVGKPNRSRLIGRLSFGEGNVFHGDMGRKNLKDRDVISQKSSLTLPIKSIQSQSLNEFTCDMKDSPAAASEPTCNIFKPSKGHVLASKKLPPLTMRRNSETELSHGEQVSSPAQSKTPSSVHEDGNSCRDKPVKEEILDVKLKLKQMEQDVLKLRSKQAQINNGKQGALSLGPYANSEEDADSRTIFVRNVHFAATKEALSMHFMKCGTVIKVNILTDAITGHPKGAACITFADRESIEKAVSLSGTSFLTRVLTVMRKANAPPGFLASVQQAGRPLQPWKSPPLKTVSTPKKASGYHLQWKRDQSVLEISPASCATN; encoded by the exons ATGGGGCGGGAGGCGACGAAGCTCGAcgccgagcagcagcagctcctgctgcgccgctgccgccggctcTTCACCGCCGAGGAGCGATCGTTCCGCATGGATCGGCGCTCGCAGTCCGCCTTCGCCCTCCGCGCTGCCGTCGCCGACGTGCTCCCCCGCTTCCTCGGCAGCTACACCGACGAAACCCTCGCG GAGTACATTGTAATTTTAATCTGTAATGGAAAACATCAATATCAAGCGCGTGATGACTTGGAGGCCTTTCTGGGTGATGACAGTGCAAAATTTGTTGCATG GCTTTGGAGTTATCTGAGCAAACAGGCTGTGACATCAGCTGATAATTGTAATTTTGAACATGGGATGGACAACGAGATTGAGAACTTGAATGACAAGAGAAATCTTTTTGTTGCGAAAGCCCACCATGGGCATGCTCATGAT GTAAACTCAAAGATCTCAGTACCAGAAACATACCATGGTCTTCATAAGCTTGATTCAACTACAGGACGAAATGTGCCTCCGCGGTGTATCAGCTCCACTGTTTTAATTTCTCCTGAAAAATCGGGCTGCGACCAGTGCATTTGGGAGAATCAGCATCACAAG AATGGTCAAAACGCAGCAAGCAGCAGAAGCTTCTCTGAAAGGACTACACAGATATTAATGCAAG AGGAACTTCATGGAGAGCACCTTGGAAGAAATGCTTCTACAAGATGGTTGCCTGAGGCTGTGGGAATCGATGATGGAAGAGCGCCAGTGTCCTTGAAACGACGTCGCAATGTCTGGGATAGGCTAGGGAAGCCTGTTGTAGAAGATTGTGGTTTAGTTAGACAAACTCATGACATATCTGTTCAAAATGGAGCACATAAGATGCCCAAGTTGATGGTGGCTGAGCATGAACAAAGATACCATGTCATCTCAAATGCACAAAATGAAGCAGGTTCCAGAAAATTCACCACTGGTTATACAGATGTCAACACAGTGCAAGGACATCAGCACGTGGGGAAGCCAAATAGAAGCAGGCTTATTGGCCGCCTAAGTTTTGGTGAAGGAAATGTGTTTCATGGTGATATGGGACGCAAAAATCTTAAAGATAGAGATGTTATCAGCCAGAAGTCCAGTTTGACATTGCCAATCAAAAGCATTCAATCACAAAGTTTGAATGAGTTTACATGTGACATGAAGGACTcacctgctgctgcttctgAGCCCACATGTAATATATTCAAACCATCAAAAGGTCATGTGTTGGCTTCCAAAAAGTTGCCTCCACTAACTATGCGGAGAAATTCAGAAACTGAATTATCGCATGGTGAGCAAGTTAGCAGCCCTGCGCAGTCAAAGACTCCATCTTCTGTACATGAAGATGGTAACAGTTGCAGGGACAAGCCTGTGAAAGAA GAAATTTTGGATGTCAAACTAAAGCTCAAGCAAATGGAACAAGACGTCCTCAAGCTTCGTTCCAAGCAGGCACAGATAAACAATGGAAAGCAAGGAGCCCTATCATTAG GGCCCTATGCTAATTCGGAAGAAGATGCTGACTCCAGAACTATTTTCGTCAGAAAT GTACATTTTGCGGCAACAAAGGAAGCATTGTCAATGCATTTCATGAAGTGTGGCACTGTGATTAAGGTTAACATTTTGACAGATGCCATTACTGGCCACCCTAAAGG GGCTGCATGTATTACATTCGCTGACAGGGAATCTATTGAGAAGGCTGTATCTTTGAGTGGGACATCATttctcaccagagtactcact GTAATGCGTAAAGCGAATGCACCTCCAGGATTTTTGGCATCTGTTCAACAGGCTGGGAGGCCTCTGCAGCCATGGAAGTCACCACCGCTCAAGACAGTGTCAACCCCAAAGAAGGCCTCTGGTTACCATCTCCAATGGAAACGCGACCAGTCTGTGTTGGAGATATCCCCTGCCAGCTGCGCCACCAACTGA
- the LOC112899577 gene encoding uncharacterized protein LOC112899577 isoform X1, with amino-acid sequence MGREATKLDAEQQQLLLRRCRRLFTAEERSFRMDRRSQSAFALRAAVADVLPRFLGSYTDETLAEYIVILICNGKHQYQARDDLEAFLGDDSAKFVAWLWSYLSKQAVTSADNCNFEHGMDNEIENLNDKRNLFVAKAHHGHAHDVNSKISVPETYHGLHKLDSTTGRNVPPRCISSTVLISPEKSGCDQCIWENQHHKQNGQNAASSRSFSERTTQILMQEELHGEHLGRNASTRWLPEAVGIDDGRAPVSLKRRRNVWDRLGKPVVEDCGLVRQTHDISVQNGAHKMPKLMVAEHEQRYHVISNAQNEAGSRKFTTGYTDVNTVQGHQHVGKPNRSRLIGRLSFGEGNVFHGDMGRKNLKDRDVISQKSSLTLPIKSIQSQSLNEFTCDMKDSPAAASEPTCNIFKPSKGHVLASKKLPPLTMRRNSETELSHGEQVSSPAQSKTPSSVHEDGNSCRDKPVKEEILDVKLKLKQMEQDVLKLRSKQAQINNGKQGALSLGPYANSEEDADSRTIFVRNVHFAATKEALSMHFMKCGTVIKVNILTDAITGHPKGAACITFADRESIEKAVSLSGTSFLTRVLTVMRKANAPPGFLASVQQAGRPLQPWKSPPLKTVSTPKKASGYHLQWKRDQSVLEISPASCATN; translated from the exons ATGGGGCGGGAGGCGACGAAGCTCGAcgccgagcagcagcagctcctgctgcgccgctgccgccggctcTTCACCGCCGAGGAGCGATCGTTCCGCATGGATCGGCGCTCGCAGTCCGCCTTCGCCCTCCGCGCTGCCGTCGCCGACGTGCTCCCCCGCTTCCTCGGCAGCTACACCGACGAAACCCTCGCG GAGTACATTGTAATTTTAATCTGTAATGGAAAACATCAATATCAAGCGCGTGATGACTTGGAGGCCTTTCTGGGTGATGACAGTGCAAAATTTGTTGCATG GCTTTGGAGTTATCTGAGCAAACAGGCTGTGACATCAGCTGATAATTGTAATTTTGAACATGGGATGGACAACGAGATTGAGAACTTGAATGACAAGAGAAATCTTTTTGTTGCGAAAGCCCACCATGGGCATGCTCATGAT GTAAACTCAAAGATCTCAGTACCAGAAACATACCATGGTCTTCATAAGCTTGATTCAACTACAGGACGAAATGTGCCTCCGCGGTGTATCAGCTCCACTGTTTTAATTTCTCCTGAAAAATCGGGCTGCGACCAGTGCATTTGGGAGAATCAGCATCACAAG CAGAATGGTCAAAACGCAGCAAGCAGCAGAAGCTTCTCTGAAAGGACTACACAGATATTAATGCAAG AGGAACTTCATGGAGAGCACCTTGGAAGAAATGCTTCTACAAGATGGTTGCCTGAGGCTGTGGGAATCGATGATGGAAGAGCGCCAGTGTCCTTGAAACGACGTCGCAATGTCTGGGATAGGCTAGGGAAGCCTGTTGTAGAAGATTGTGGTTTAGTTAGACAAACTCATGACATATCTGTTCAAAATGGAGCACATAAGATGCCCAAGTTGATGGTGGCTGAGCATGAACAAAGATACCATGTCATCTCAAATGCACAAAATGAAGCAGGTTCCAGAAAATTCACCACTGGTTATACAGATGTCAACACAGTGCAAGGACATCAGCACGTGGGGAAGCCAAATAGAAGCAGGCTTATTGGCCGCCTAAGTTTTGGTGAAGGAAATGTGTTTCATGGTGATATGGGACGCAAAAATCTTAAAGATAGAGATGTTATCAGCCAGAAGTCCAGTTTGACATTGCCAATCAAAAGCATTCAATCACAAAGTTTGAATGAGTTTACATGTGACATGAAGGACTcacctgctgctgcttctgAGCCCACATGTAATATATTCAAACCATCAAAAGGTCATGTGTTGGCTTCCAAAAAGTTGCCTCCACTAACTATGCGGAGAAATTCAGAAACTGAATTATCGCATGGTGAGCAAGTTAGCAGCCCTGCGCAGTCAAAGACTCCATCTTCTGTACATGAAGATGGTAACAGTTGCAGGGACAAGCCTGTGAAAGAA GAAATTTTGGATGTCAAACTAAAGCTCAAGCAAATGGAACAAGACGTCCTCAAGCTTCGTTCCAAGCAGGCACAGATAAACAATGGAAAGCAAGGAGCCCTATCATTAG GGCCCTATGCTAATTCGGAAGAAGATGCTGACTCCAGAACTATTTTCGTCAGAAAT GTACATTTTGCGGCAACAAAGGAAGCATTGTCAATGCATTTCATGAAGTGTGGCACTGTGATTAAGGTTAACATTTTGACAGATGCCATTACTGGCCACCCTAAAGG GGCTGCATGTATTACATTCGCTGACAGGGAATCTATTGAGAAGGCTGTATCTTTGAGTGGGACATCATttctcaccagagtactcact GTAATGCGTAAAGCGAATGCACCTCCAGGATTTTTGGCATCTGTTCAACAGGCTGGGAGGCCTCTGCAGCCATGGAAGTCACCACCGCTCAAGACAGTGTCAACCCCAAAGAAGGCCTCTGGTTACCATCTCCAATGGAAACGCGACCAGTCTGTGTTGGAGATATCCCCTGCCAGCTGCGCCACCAACTGA